DNA from Petrotoga mexicana DSM 14811:
CCCTTCCACCCCGCTCCCCACCCATCTAAGGAAGGCATTCTATATCATTTTGTAATATTTTCTTTGCTATTTCTTTGTCGAGGTTTGCGATAACACCTATGTTAGCGAATATGTAATTTTTGTCGTAGGCGAAGGTTACCTCTTTTGATGGTAGTAATAGGTCATCTGAATTTTTTAACTGTTTTAAGCTTTCAAATATCTCTTTTTTGTACTTCGACCTTGATAGTATTCCTCCGGTGCCAAAGATGATTTTTACGGCGGTTAAATCTTTTCCCTGAGCCACCTTTTTTCTTCCAGTGGGAGTAAAGATGTAATCAATTCTTCCAGCATGTCTTTTTAGGGAAGTTAAGAAGCAAAACTTTGCCAAGTAAGTTGCAAATTTTTCTTGTTCGTCGTTTTGTGGATAAGGGGATAGATTTTTTAGTATCTCTTCGTAGTTTTCAAAGTCCTTTTTTATTTGTTCTTTGCCTATCATTTCAACTACGTTATGTGCGTTTACGTATATTCCCATATCTCCATCGACTGTTCTTTTGGAACGGGGTTGTGGAGATATTAAAATCTTTTGAATTTCTGGTGAGCCATCGGTAACGGAGTCTATATCCGTGGTGGCTCCTCCAATGTCAATTGTTAGAACATCTCCATACAGTTCATTTAGTAATTCAGTGGTGTTCATAACAGCCGCAGGGGTAGGAATGACTTCTTCATCCACTACATCATAGATTTTTTCCATACCTGGGGCATGAATTATATGTTTTGAGAAAACTTCTTGGATTATTTTTCTTGCCGGTTCAACGTTGAGGTGATCTATTTTAGGGTAGACGTTTTCTGTTATGATTATATTTTTGTTCTTTTCTTTGAAGATTTCTTCTATTTCTTCTTTTACAGCGGTGTTTCCTGCGTATATTATGGGGATGTCTAAAGGCAAGTTAGAGAGTAATTCAGCATTGTAAAGAACGGTTTCTTCTTCTCCGTAATCGACTCCACCTGATAAGAGAATCAATTTTGGCTTAATCTTTAAAATTTGCTTCAAATGGGTTTCTCTAAGTTTGCCGGATGTAATATATTTTAAAATAGCCCCAGCTCCTAATGCCGCTTCTTTCGCTGCCCTGACTGTCATATCGTATACCAATCCGTGGACCGTCATACTTAGCCCACCGGCAGCAGAAGAGGTTGCTAAAAATTTTTCCCAACTTATTTTATCTTTAACTTTTTCTTCCATATTTTTTAGTGCCTTTTCTATTCCAATGGTTACATCACCTTTGTCTATGGTTGTGTAACTTTCTGTTTGAGCTATTATTTTAACGCTCTTTTCCATGAGCTGGTAAGCTGTGATCACGGTTGTTGTACTTCCTATCTCAGCTACTAATAAATCAATTTTCATACGTTTTCCGTCTCCAAATCCGTTAGGAACTTTCTAAGTATTTCGACCGCCTTTTGCAAATCATTCATAGAGGCTGCAAAAGAGAGTCTGATATGCCCGTCAGAAAAGAAAGCCGAACCTGGGACTACTGCCAAACCATAATCGAGTAATTTTTCACAGAATTCTTTATCGTTCAATCCATACTTCGATATGTCGATAAAATAATAGAAAGCACCTTTTGGTTTGTGAAAAGTTAAACCGAGTTTTATGAATTCAGCATACAAGTAGTCCCTTCTTTTTTTGAATTCTTTTACCATGTAAGAATTGTCTATTTCTAGAGCTTTGAGTGCAGCATATTGAGAGGGTGTGTTCACATTAGAAGTTGAATGAGATTGAATCTTAGCCATCTGAGTTATGATTTTTTCGTTGGCAATCGTATATCCCACTCTCCATCCCGTCATTGACCAGGTTTTTGAGAAACTGTTTATAAATATTGTTCTATCTCTTGATTCTTCAAAGTTTGCCATAGAGGTGTAATCACCATCGTATACAAGTGCATCGTATACTTCATCACTTAAGATTATAAAGTCATGATCGATGGAGAGTTTTGAGATAAAGCTCAAAAACTCTTTATCGTAAACCACACCTGTTGGGTTGTTGGGAGAATTAATTATAATAGCTTTTGTTTTTTTGGTTATAGCTTTTTCTAGATGTTTTTTTTCTGGTATGTAGTTATTTTCTTTCGTAGTTTTAACGTGAACGGGAATTCCACCAACCATTCTGATTTGTGCGTCGTAACTGACCCAAGATGGATCAATTACTATTATTTCATCACCCGGATTTGTTATCAAAAAGAGTGAGTTAAATAAAGCTTGTTTTCCCCCATTAGTTACGATTACATTGTTCTCATTGTAATTAGTTGAGTATTTTTTATTTATATATTGAGCTATCTTTTGTCTGAGTTCTTTTATTCCTTTGTTGTCCGTGTATTTGGTTTTTCCTTCTTTCATGGCTTGGTAAGCAGCGTTTATTATAGGCTGAGGAGTATCAAAATCAGGTTCTCCAGCCGTCAGCCTGACTATTTCGTACCCTTTGTTTTGTAATTCTAAAGCCTTTGAGTTTAACTCAATAGTTGCAGATGGTTGTAATGATTCTATTTTAGTAGAAAATTCCATAAAAGCCTCCTTTCAATTGTTGAGGGCTTTACCCTGAACCCTTTTAAAATCGAAACCTTATTTTTTAAAGATGAAATTTTTTGTAAGCTATGCTTAGTCTTTATTAGCGCCCCTTCGCCCCGCTCCCCACCCGTATGGAAAAGGAACATTATTTGCGCCCCTTCGCCCCGCAGCCCGCCCATTTAAGGAAAGGGACCTGCGGTCCCTAACCCAGCAAGGGAAGGTCTTTGACCTGTAACTCACTTTAGTTTTTTTCTAAAATGCCAACGTTTTCGATGTGGTATGAGTGTGGAAACATATCAAATGGTTGAACTGATTTTAGAGTGAATCCATTTTTTGTAAATATATTGAGATCTCTGGCAAAAGTTGAAAGGTCACAAGATACATAGATAATCCCCTTTTTTGCCATAGAAGATAGTAATTGGATCTCTTTCTTTTCCAAACCTTTTCTTGGGGGATCTAAGATGACATAGTCAAATCTGTTATCGGAATTTTTCATGAGATACGGTTTTGAACTTGCTAATATGAAATTAACGTTTTTAATAAAGTTTATATGAGAATTTGAGATCGCCGCTTTTACTGAAACTTTGGAGGTTTCAACGGATTCTATATGTTTAAAGAGCGGTGAAAAGTATATTGAAAATAGTCCAACACCAGAGTATAAGTCTAACATAGTGTCATCTTTTTGTGTGTTGTTTTTGAAATATTCTAATATGTGCCTTAATAGTTTTTGTGTAACATTGTAGTTGTTTTGAAAAAAAGCAGTTGGTGGAATTTGGAATTTAAAATCGTCAAACTCCTCATTTAATACTCCTTCACCGAGAAGCGTTTTGTAAGGACCCCGTAGTACAACGCTATCGGAACTGTTCATCAAGTGAATGAGTGAATAAGGATGGAAATTCTGTTGAAAAAACTGTTTTATCTCTTCTTCATAAGGCAAATACTCTGTGTTGGTAACTATAATAACCATCGTTTGATTTTTGGAAAAGGATCTTCGGATGACTAAATGTTTCAAGATTCCTTTTTTTGAGTTTTTGTCGTATATTTCGATATTCAATTTATTAACTAGTTCTCTGAATTTATTTCTTATGTTATCAAATAAATTAGGTGAGATTGGGCATGAGTAGATATCAAGAACCTTGTTTGAATTGGCAATATTTAAACCTAATTTTAAGTTATTATTTTTCTGAAAGGCGTATTCCATTCTGTTTCTGTAACCCCAAATTAAATCGCTTTCGATTATGGCATTCACAAGGGAGCTATCTAACTTACCGATTCTTTCTAACTGTTCTTTTACTATCTCTGTTTTTGATTTTAGTTGAGATTGATAATCATAATCGAGCCATTGGCAACCTCCGCATTCAGGGAAGTGTTTGCATTTGGAGGATACCCTTTGATGGGATGGTTGTATGATTTCTTTTAGATCTGCAAATACTAAATTTTTATTCGTTCTTGTTGGAATAACGGAGACAAACTCTCCAGGGTAAACGTTGTTTACCATGTAGATTTTGCCGGCATAACGTGCCATGCCGTATCCACCGTAGACTAATTTTTCGATGACGATTTTTACTTCTTCATTATCCATCTAAATGCCTCCAAGATATGGAATTATTGTCCTTATTAGCGCCCTTCCACCCCGCTGCCCACCCATCTAAGGAAAGGGTCTGGAGCCCCTTAAACCCAGCAAGGGGAGGGCTTCGCCCTGTAACCCTTTTATTATTTTTCTACCAAAGAATTGAAGTGTTCCCCTCTTTCTTCATAATTTTTATATTTATCAAAACTTGCTCCCGCTGGTGAAAATACTACATTGTCTCCAACTTCACATATTTCACTTAGGTATAAAAACACTTCTTCTAAATTACTTTTGAAGATAAATTTGTGATTCAATGGGTATTTTTTGACTTCTTTTTCCATTTCTCCAAAAACTACAACGGCTTTGGCATACGTTTTAAGTTCTTCTATTAGTGGTGTTAAGTCTTCATTTTTAGGGATTCCA
Protein-coding regions in this window:
- a CDS encoding GlmL-related ornithine degradation protein; the encoded protein is MKIDLLVAEIGSTTTVITAYQLMEKSVKIIAQTESYTTIDKGDVTIGIEKALKNMEEKVKDKISWEKFLATSSAAGGLSMTVHGLVYDMTVRAAKEAALGAGAILKYITSGKLRETHLKQILKIKPKLILLSGGVDYGEEETVLYNAELLSNLPLDIPIIYAGNTAVKEEIEEIFKEKNKNIIITENVYPKIDHLNVEPARKIIQEVFSKHIIHAPGMEKIYDVVDEEVIPTPAAVMNTTELLNELYGDVLTIDIGGATTDIDSVTDGSPEIQKILISPQPRSKRTVDGDMGIYVNAHNVVEMIGKEQIKKDFENYEEILKNLSPYPQNDEQEKFATYLAKFCFLTSLKRHAGRIDYIFTPTGRKKVAQGKDLTAVKIIFGTGGILSRSKYKKEIFESLKQLKNSDDLLLPSKEVTFAYDKNYIFANIGVIANLDKEIAKKILQNDIECLP
- the aspC gene encoding aspartate aminotransferase — encoded protein: MEFSTKIESLQPSATIELNSKALELQNKGYEIVRLTAGEPDFDTPQPIINAAYQAMKEGKTKYTDNKGIKELRQKIAQYINKKYSTNYNENNVIVTNGGKQALFNSLFLITNPGDEIIVIDPSWVSYDAQIRMVGGIPVHVKTTKENNYIPEKKHLEKAITKKTKAIIINSPNNPTGVVYDKEFLSFISKLSIDHDFIILSDEVYDALVYDGDYTSMANFEESRDRTIFINSFSKTWSMTGWRVGYTIANEKIITQMAKIQSHSTSNVNTPSQYAALKALEIDNSYMVKEFKKRRDYLYAEFIKLGLTFHKPKGAFYYFIDISKYGLNDKEFCEKLLDYGLAVVPGSAFFSDGHIRLSFAASMNDLQKAVEILRKFLTDLETENV
- the rlmD gene encoding 23S rRNA (uracil(1939)-C(5))-methyltransferase RlmD, with protein sequence MDNEEVKIVIEKLVYGGYGMARYAGKIYMVNNVYPGEFVSVIPTRTNKNLVFADLKEIIQPSHQRVSSKCKHFPECGGCQWLDYDYQSQLKSKTEIVKEQLERIGKLDSSLVNAIIESDLIWGYRNRMEYAFQKNNNLKLGLNIANSNKVLDIYSCPISPNLFDNIRNKFRELVNKLNIEIYDKNSKKGILKHLVIRRSFSKNQTMVIIVTNTEYLPYEEEIKQFFQQNFHPYSLIHLMNSSDSVVLRGPYKTLLGEGVLNEEFDDFKFQIPPTAFFQNNYNVTQKLLRHILEYFKNNTQKDDTMLDLYSGVGLFSIYFSPLFKHIESVETSKVSVKAAISNSHINFIKNVNFILASSKPYLMKNSDNRFDYVILDPPRKGLEKKEIQLLSSMAKKGIIYVSCDLSTFARDLNIFTKNGFTLKSVQPFDMFPHSYHIENVGILEKN